The Streptomyces sp. RKAG293 genome includes a region encoding these proteins:
- a CDS encoding helix-turn-helix transcriptional regulator yields the protein MTQDGPKAPHTPQSFAAWLRDRLLKRGYPERGGQQRFAKESGISPATVSRLLRAEGLPDVRTLGLLAEALRVPLGEILVRAGVATPEDLAAAARPINPNPITAAQAAAELGITDPQSVAAFETMVAALRATRPDDRSANG from the coding sequence ATGACACAAGACGGCCCCAAGGCCCCCCACACCCCCCAGAGCTTCGCCGCATGGCTGCGAGATCGGCTCTTGAAGCGCGGCTATCCAGAGCGCGGCGGACAACAACGCTTCGCCAAGGAGTCGGGCATCAGCCCAGCGACCGTCTCGCGGTTGCTGCGCGCTGAGGGGCTGCCCGACGTACGCACCCTCGGCCTACTCGCCGAGGCACTCCGCGTCCCCCTCGGCGAAATCCTCGTACGCGCCGGCGTCGCCACCCCGGAAGACCTCGCCGCCGCCGCCCGACCCATCAACCCCAATCCGATCACCGCCGCGCAAGCGGCGGCCGAACTAGGCATCACAGACCCACAATCCGTAGCAGCGTTCGAAACGATGGTGGCCGCCCTGCGCGCCACCCGACCGGACGACCGCAGCGCCAACGGATAG
- a CDS encoding recombinase family protein, with translation MRAPVLDQEDTSNAKQDALETFLSGVEIPDDLSGLEPYIGYIRVSTWKEEKISPQIQKAAIEEWARRTRRRIIRWVVDLDMTGRNFKRKVMRAIEGVERDEAKGIAVWKYSRFGRNRDGIAVNLKRVESVGGHLESATEQIDARTALGKLQRGILFEFAAYESDRAGEQWKETHQLRREAKLPATGRARFGYTWHPRRVLTPNGSWTTQKEWYEVCPELGPVVAELYRMYIAGSGFPKLSAWLTGQGYTTTRGTTWRAETLKRFMDSGFAAGLLRFHDPKCTCDNRLTNGGCPNHFLTEGAHEELIALDLWQQYQARRQQVRNTPPRQRQATYTLTGLPRCGSCRGGTSLNPITTKERKGPNGSMIPKVTTPGHAYRCSARTQSGGAMCEGVWIQREKVEKEVFEWLSRQAAGVDQVPATAVEQRDADAERARVLKQRGLMQAEHAKYVEALTRLAMDNAVNPEKYPEGTYEAARDRLMALRDKARGNLAKLAVVDDQPSAEDFRPLAVGLVEEWETLLVVERNAILRQLMHRVVLTRHGSGADNVTMEIQPVWEPDPWAPEDGSQSDTESMFEIHSGTAPELQLAG, from the coding sequence ATGCGTGCACCGGTCCTCGACCAAGAGGACACATCCAACGCCAAGCAGGACGCGCTCGAAACGTTCCTGTCCGGCGTAGAGATCCCCGACGACCTGTCCGGCCTTGAGCCGTACATCGGATACATCAGGGTCTCCACATGGAAAGAGGAGAAAATCTCTCCTCAGATCCAGAAGGCAGCCATAGAGGAATGGGCCCGGCGCACCCGCCGGCGGATCATCCGATGGGTTGTCGACCTCGACATGACAGGCCGCAACTTCAAGCGGAAAGTCATGAGGGCAATCGAGGGCGTCGAACGCGACGAAGCCAAAGGCATCGCCGTTTGGAAGTACTCACGGTTCGGGCGCAACCGCGACGGAATCGCCGTCAATCTCAAGCGCGTTGAGTCCGTCGGCGGCCACCTCGAAAGCGCAACAGAACAGATCGACGCACGAACCGCGCTGGGCAAACTTCAGCGCGGCATCCTGTTCGAGTTCGCCGCGTACGAGTCGGACCGCGCAGGCGAACAGTGGAAGGAGACACATCAGCTCAGAAGAGAGGCCAAGCTCCCAGCAACAGGCCGCGCTCGGTTCGGGTACACCTGGCACCCCCGACGCGTCCTGACACCCAATGGAAGCTGGACCACTCAGAAAGAGTGGTACGAAGTCTGCCCCGAACTCGGCCCAGTCGTAGCCGAGTTGTACCGCATGTACATCGCCGGCAGCGGGTTCCCCAAGCTGTCGGCATGGCTGACAGGCCAGGGGTACACAACCACCCGCGGCACCACGTGGCGAGCGGAAACACTCAAGCGATTCATGGACTCAGGGTTTGCCGCCGGCCTACTCCGTTTCCATGACCCGAAATGCACGTGCGACAACCGACTGACAAACGGAGGATGTCCGAACCACTTCCTGACCGAGGGCGCACACGAGGAACTCATCGCCCTTGATCTGTGGCAGCAGTACCAAGCACGCCGTCAGCAGGTGAGAAACACTCCACCTCGCCAGCGGCAGGCTACCTACACCCTTACTGGCCTGCCGAGGTGCGGTTCCTGCCGAGGTGGAACGTCGCTCAATCCGATTACAACGAAAGAGAGGAAGGGCCCCAATGGATCAATGATCCCCAAGGTCACCACGCCGGGCCACGCCTACCGGTGCAGTGCCCGCACGCAGTCCGGGGGCGCTATGTGTGAGGGCGTCTGGATTCAACGCGAAAAGGTCGAGAAGGAGGTATTCGAATGGCTGAGTAGGCAGGCGGCCGGCGTTGACCAGGTGCCCGCGACGGCGGTCGAGCAGCGCGACGCTGATGCAGAGCGCGCACGCGTCCTCAAGCAGCGCGGGCTCATGCAGGCTGAACACGCGAAGTACGTCGAGGCACTCACGAGGCTTGCGATGGACAACGCCGTCAACCCCGAGAAGTACCCCGAAGGCACCTACGAGGCGGCGCGAGACCGCCTTATGGCGCTCCGCGACAAGGCCAGAGGCAATCTGGCCAAGCTTGCTGTCGTCGACGATCAGCCGAGTGCTGAGGACTTTCGGCCGCTCGCGGTCGGTCTCGTAGAAGAGTGGGAGACGCTGTTGGTCGTCGAGCGAAACGCCATCCTTCGCCAACTCATGCACCGCGTCGTGCTGACGCGACACGGGTCGGGGGCGGACAACGTCACCATGGAGATTCAACCGGTGTGGGAGCCCGACCCATGGGCCCCCGAAGACGGATCCCAGAGCGACACCGAAAGTATGTTCGAGATCCACAGCGGGACGGCGCCTGAGTTGCAGCTCGCCGGGTAG
- a CDS encoding Rad52/Rad22 family DNA repair protein: MTVIPMERRATPATAGPADLTVEQVKTLLAPINPSRVQNLHGQSHLEAWDDRRWLNRVFGFGGWSDETLELVCVAQMEINPGRWTVIYRAQVRLTVRTIDGRTLSTWDDAAMGDSRNQPALGAAHDQAMKTALSQALKRCAVNLGDQFGLSLYNDGSRAAVGLWSAAHTAPRSADVEAPTVPDDAPVKPEPAPVVEPAPAAEQQVQRGKRAEGGPWETPPPQKQPAPPQQRPRAVPDHPPANPAGPSRDYLVEAQAAPSRERFDQVRAAAVAEGAPPEYLAQLDAIAQQKAQAGQQKAGASRPAAAPPAAGPDAAQQHGVALAELLAAGAVLALEPSHLDDIARVEAGCPAAECTVEQLASLTADLRAAAEGVAA, from the coding sequence GTGACCGTCATCCCCATGGAGCGCCGCGCTACCCCGGCGACCGCCGGCCCTGCCGACCTCACCGTCGAGCAGGTAAAGACGCTGCTCGCCCCGATCAACCCCAGCCGCGTGCAGAACCTGCACGGGCAGTCCCACCTCGAAGCGTGGGACGACCGTCGGTGGCTCAACCGCGTATTTGGATTCGGCGGTTGGTCCGACGAGACGCTCGAACTGGTGTGCGTGGCTCAGATGGAGATCAACCCGGGCCGCTGGACCGTCATCTACAGGGCACAGGTGCGCCTGACCGTGCGGACGATCGACGGGCGCACCCTGTCGACGTGGGATGACGCCGCCATGGGCGACAGCCGCAATCAGCCGGCCCTCGGCGCCGCCCACGACCAGGCCATGAAAACGGCCCTGTCGCAGGCGTTGAAGCGGTGCGCCGTCAACTTGGGTGATCAGTTCGGGCTCAGCCTGTACAACGACGGATCGCGGGCCGCCGTTGGTCTGTGGTCGGCGGCGCACACCGCGCCGAGGAGTGCCGACGTCGAGGCGCCCACGGTCCCGGATGACGCGCCCGTGAAGCCGGAGCCGGCCCCCGTCGTCGAGCCGGCCCCGGCCGCCGAGCAGCAGGTGCAGCGGGGCAAGCGCGCCGAGGGTGGGCCGTGGGAGACCCCGCCGCCGCAGAAGCAGCCGGCGCCCCCGCAGCAACGCCCGCGGGCCGTCCCGGACCACCCGCCGGCCAATCCTGCCGGCCCGTCACGCGACTACCTCGTCGAGGCGCAGGCCGCCCCATCGCGCGAGCGGTTCGACCAGGTGCGCGCCGCAGCCGTTGCCGAGGGCGCGCCGCCCGAGTACCTCGCCCAACTCGACGCCATCGCGCAGCAGAAGGCGCAGGCCGGCCAGCAGAAGGCCGGCGCCTCGCGGCCCGCGGCTGCACCGCCGGCCGCGGGCCCCGACGCCGCGCAGCAACACGGCGTCGCCCTGGCCGAGCTGCTCGCCGCCGGCGCCGTTCTGGCGCTGGAACCGTCGCACCTCGACGACATTGCCCGTGTCGAGGCCGGTTGCCCGGCCGCCGAGTGCACCGTCGAGCAGCTCGCCAGCCTCACCGCGGACCTGCGCGCCGCGGCCGAGGGGGTCGCCGCGTGA
- a CDS encoding helix-turn-helix domain-containing protein → MSHAAREWVWEHSTAKNAARMILLAIADRCVDSRCVAYASVPALMKRCNAGRTAVRAALDTLLAGDELDELLNRRGPRGETFYHLPAAAQFLAEQAAEGDRKPAPGGSDSDPADASDGGPDTDPGGQIPTPGGTGYRPGGGPDSDPQNRREPKVNGKSSSTAPAAEWQVDDDALAWAEQHGHLDRLGEDGLDAADGKWRAYRAAAAPRTAAGWAADWRAWIARERTPATGRPNLYALPGGAPAPAAGMTRAEQHTAALLAALADDPTGTE, encoded by the coding sequence ATGAGCCACGCCGCCCGCGAATGGGTGTGGGAACACAGCACCGCGAAGAACGCGGCCCGCATGATCCTGCTCGCCATCGCCGACCGGTGCGTCGACAGCCGATGCGTGGCGTACGCGTCCGTCCCCGCCCTGATGAAGCGGTGCAACGCCGGCCGTACCGCGGTGCGCGCCGCCCTCGACACGCTGCTCGCCGGCGATGAACTCGACGAGCTGCTGAACCGCCGAGGGCCCCGCGGGGAAACGTTTTACCACCTGCCGGCCGCCGCTCAATTCCTTGCCGAGCAGGCCGCCGAGGGGGACCGGAAACCGGCCCCCGGGGGATCGGATTCCGACCCTGCGGACGCATCCGACGGGGGGCCGGATACCGACCCGGGGGGCCAGATTCCGACCCCGGGGGGGACCGGATACCGACCCGGAGGGGGGCCGGATTCCGACCCCCAGAACAGAAGAGAACCGAAGGTGAACGGTAAGAGCAGCTCTACCGCCCCCGCCGCCGAGTGGCAGGTCGACGACGACGCCCTCGCGTGGGCCGAGCAGCACGGCCACCTCGACCGCCTCGGCGAGGACGGCCTCGACGCGGCCGACGGAAAGTGGCGCGCGTACCGAGCTGCTGCTGCTCCCCGCACCGCCGCCGGATGGGCCGCCGATTGGCGCGCGTGGATCGCACGCGAGCGCACCCCCGCCACCGGCCGCCCGAACCTCTACGCCCTGCCCGGCGGCGCCCCCGCCCCCGCGGCCGGCATGACCCGCGCCGAGCAGCACACCGCCGCCCTGCTCGCCGCCCTCGCCGACGACCCCACAGGAACGGAGTAA
- a CDS encoding helix-turn-helix transcriptional regulator, which produces MAYAPAALLAAAHRAGDQTPADMARRMGLPYLAVYRWATGRHAPSPNGLAAIERTYGLTPADLMREDPTT; this is translated from the coding sequence ATGGCGTACGCCCCGGCCGCCCTGCTCGCCGCCGCCCACAGGGCCGGCGACCAGACGCCCGCGGACATGGCCCGGCGTATGGGCCTGCCGTACCTCGCCGTCTATCGGTGGGCCACCGGCCGGCACGCCCCCAGCCCGAACGGCCTCGCGGCCATCGAGCGGACGTACGGGCTCACCCCGGCAGACCTGATGCGAGAGGACCCCACCACATGA
- a CDS encoding long-chain fatty acid--CoA ligase: MQSTIGNVPLLISRILTHGSTIHGRSQVTTWTGDGEPHRRSFAEIGTRAAQLAHALRDLGVSEGSATGTLMWNNAEHVEAYLAIPSMGSVLHTLNLRLPTEQLTFIVNHAADRVILVNGSLLPLLAPLLPALEPVEHIVVVGPGDRSLLDGCRPAVHDYEELLAGRPTTYDWPELDERTAAAMCYTSGTTGDPKGVVYSHRSVYLHSMQVNMTESMGLTDRDTTLVVVPMFHVNAWGLPHATFMTGINMLMPDRFLQPAPLAEMIESERPTHAAAVPTIWQGLLAELAAKPRDISSMATVTIGGSACPPSLMKAYEEHGVRLCHAWGMTETSPLGTMAHPPAGLTPEQEWPYRISQGRFPASVEARLVGPAGEIMPWDGESAGELEVRGPWIANSYFGGAGAEPLRPEDKFSPDGWLRTGDVGVITHDGYLTLTDRAKDVIKSGGEWISSVDLENQLMAHPDVAEAAVVAVPDERWGERPLATVVLKEGATVSYEELREFLAGRIARWQLPERWAIIPAVPKTSVGKFDKKVIREQYRLEQIAVTYVAGAAKD, from the coding sequence GTGCAGAGCACGATCGGGAACGTACCGCTGTTGATCTCGCGGATCCTGACCCACGGGTCAACGATCCACGGACGGTCACAGGTCACAACCTGGACGGGCGACGGCGAACCACACCGCCGGAGCTTTGCCGAGATCGGCACCCGAGCTGCTCAGCTCGCACACGCACTGCGTGACCTCGGAGTTTCCGAGGGGAGTGCAACAGGAACGTTGATGTGGAACAACGCGGAGCACGTCGAGGCGTACCTCGCGATCCCGTCCATGGGCTCGGTGCTGCACACCCTGAACCTGCGGCTGCCCACCGAGCAGCTGACGTTCATCGTCAACCACGCCGCCGACCGCGTCATCCTCGTCAACGGCTCGCTGCTGCCGCTCCTGGCGCCGCTGCTGCCCGCCCTGGAGCCCGTCGAGCACATCGTGGTCGTCGGCCCCGGGGACCGCTCGCTGCTCGACGGCTGCCGCCCCGCCGTGCACGACTACGAGGAACTGCTGGCCGGCCGCCCGACCACGTACGACTGGCCGGAGCTGGACGAGCGCACCGCCGCCGCCATGTGTTACACCTCGGGCACCACCGGCGACCCCAAGGGCGTCGTCTACTCCCACCGGTCCGTCTACCTGCACTCGATGCAGGTCAACATGACCGAGTCGATGGGCCTCACGGACCGCGACACGACCCTCGTCGTCGTGCCGATGTTCCACGTCAACGCCTGGGGACTGCCGCACGCCACCTTCATGACCGGCATCAACATGCTCATGCCGGACCGCTTCCTGCAGCCCGCCCCGCTCGCCGAGATGATCGAGAGCGAGCGCCCCACCCACGCCGCGGCCGTCCCGACCATCTGGCAGGGCCTGCTCGCCGAGCTCGCGGCCAAGCCGCGCGACATCTCCTCCATGGCGACCGTCACCATCGGCGGCTCCGCCTGCCCGCCCTCCCTCATGAAGGCGTACGAGGAGCACGGCGTGCGCCTGTGCCACGCCTGGGGCATGACGGAGACCTCCCCGCTCGGCACCATGGCCCACCCGCCGGCCGGCCTCACCCCCGAGCAGGAGTGGCCGTACCGCATCAGCCAGGGCCGCTTCCCCGCCTCCGTCGAGGCCCGGCTGGTCGGCCCGGCGGGCGAGATCATGCCCTGGGACGGCGAGTCCGCGGGCGAGCTGGAGGTACGCGGCCCCTGGATCGCCAACTCCTACTTCGGCGGCGCCGGCGCCGAGCCGCTGCGCCCCGAGGACAAGTTCAGCCCGGACGGCTGGCTGCGCACCGGCGACGTCGGCGTCATCACCCACGACGGCTACCTCACCCTCACCGACCGGGCCAAGGACGTCATCAAGTCCGGCGGCGAGTGGATCTCCTCCGTCGACCTGGAGAACCAGCTCATGGCCCACCCGGACGTCGCCGAGGCCGCGGTCGTCGCCGTGCCCGACGAGCGTTGGGGCGAGCGGCCGCTGGCCACCGTCGTGCTGAAGGAGGGCGCCACCGTCTCGTACGAGGAGCTGCGCGAGTTCCTCGCCGGACGCATCGCGCGCTGGCAGCTGCCGGAGCGCTGGGCGATCATCCCGGCCGTGCCGAAGACCTCGGTCGGCAAGTTCGACAAGAAGGTGATCCGGGAGCAGTACCGCCTGGAGCAGATCGCCGTGACGTACGTCGCCGGGGCGGCGAAGGACTGA